In Pongo pygmaeus isolate AG05252 chromosome 19, NHGRI_mPonPyg2-v2.0_pri, whole genome shotgun sequence, the genomic stretch CCCAGGAAGAGCAGATTGGGGCACACAGGCGGAGTCCCTGAGTGCTGTAGAGCAGGGCCAGCAGATTTGTACTCAGCCTCAGCCCCAGGGGAGCTGCAAGATAGACTGAGACCCTCACAGgttgggctctgtgtccccacccaaatctcatctggaattgtaatcctcctgtgtcaagggaggaacctggtgggaggggattggatctggggacagtttcccccctGCTGCTCCCCTGATAGTAAGGGAGTTCTCAGGAGAGCTAATGGTTtgaaagtgtggcacttcctggTTCTCCACTCACTCCCTCCTGCCGCCTTGtggagaaggtgcctgcttccccttcgccttctgccatgactgtaggTTCCctgaactgggagtcaattaaacctctttcctttataaattacccagtctcaagtatttctttatagcagtgtgaaaacaaactaataaccCTTCCCTGAGGCGCCTTCTCCTTAGGCAACCAGCTGCCCCCATGCTCCTCCTCtgctgcctgttctttcttttcccctcatgAGGCCCAAGTGATAAACAGGgccagccgcagccccagccccagccccagccccatcctactgcaggcctgtgtggctgctggagaggccgtgctcctttcctctccccaaaCCTGCCTGATACGCTTTCTGGATCTGCTGTTGCTGAATCTACAGATGCAGAGCTCCTGGATACGAGAGCCAAGTGTGCTTTGAGAGTAGGGTGGGTGACGTTGCTGATGAGTACAGGGGAGCAGGTGTTGATCAGGAGGACCCTGCACTGGGGCATCTGGACGTCCTGCCTCAGGACTTGAGACTCCAGTTGGATGGCACAGGCAGACTCAGCCCAGGTCAAAGTTGCCCCCTTGAAGTTTCATTTTATCCCAAGCTCTTTCTGGACCCTGGAATTTGGCATCCCCTAGGCCCTGCATGGAAGGACAGCTGAACCAGGTTTTAGATAACATGTCTAGAAGAGTGAGCCCCTAGTGTGTGCCCTGCACTTTCCCCACAGGATCCTCTAGCTAGAATATCCAAGGGTCATGGAGAGAAATACCCAGTTAAAATATCACAAATGAAGAAGTGATACCATTAGAGACACTAAAAAGATCATTAGGTAATAGTATTAGCTTTTGTATTCTGAGATCCAACAGCAGCAGTCACTTCCCTCCACCCCTATGTGTATCCCAGGACCACCCTGGGCAGGGAGGGCTGAAGTTAGGGAGCACCCATGGATGCTCTGATGCTGGCCCTGGGCCTCGGGGGTGACAGTGATGAGGAACTGGGTGCACACATGAGTGGGGCAGCCGGGCCTGGCCAGAGAAGCAACACACACGTGTACAGACGTGTTTACCCACATACACGTGTGCACGCACGTGCACAAACACATCGCAGGCAGGCATGTTGACGCCTCAGGCAGCGGAGGACCCTGACTATGGGCCCTGCTGACCCGGGCAAGGCCCCATTGTGATGCGTGCCATGACCTCAGAATGTCACTGGTGCTTAGCACCTATCCGCTCTCTGGCCTGCCTCAGTGTTCTACAGCAGTTACACACAGGCGGTGGTATCTGTGAGCAGCTCTGTGGACTCAAAGGTTTTCTCCCTGAGAGGCATAACCCAGGCCAGCTGATTCATCAGAATCAGGTGAGTGTGACCTGCTCTCTTCCCTCCAGGTTGACTTGGGGACAGTGGTTACGGTGTGGGCGGTGTTAGCGTCTGTGGGGCAGCTACCGAGGAGGGTCATCCCTGAGCACTCACCAGGCGCCCGTTCTACACTGCCCGTGTAGACGATTGGCTCTTTCGTCCTCATGGTGGCTTCGTAGAGTGGGTGCTGTTCCCAAATGTACCCATTCGACAGATGAGACGTCTGGGGTCAGAGAGGCAGTAACCGGCCTGGGAATCCAGACGTGACCCTGAGTTTTGCTCTCAGCCCTGCCGTGTGCTGTGCTGGAATTCAGGCCTGAACCCTGTGACCTCCTTACCCTAGATCCCAAATCTGCCCAGGTTTCCGATCCCGATGGGGCAGAGCCTGGTCCTGGCAGAGCCACTGGTATAGATCCACTGTGGGTGGGGTGAATAGGACGGTCCTCAGAACACGTCTGTGCCCTAAGCTGGGTCCTGATGGTCACTGTGGGCCCCACTGAACACACATGGTCCGTTGTCTGGGGGAGCCTGCTGCCCTTGGGCAGCTGTGGAAAATGAAGGAGCCCTGGAGGGCTGGCTGAGGGGAGACTATCTTCCCTTCTGTTCAAAGGGGTCCAGGCACTAGGGTTCTCCCCAGGTATTTCTTGCTCTGTGTGGTCCTCTCAAGGCCCCGCCCTCCTTTTGCCCCGAGTATTCCCAGGAGGGACGGTCCATCCAGGTGTTCTCCAGGACCAAGGACCCACTGTTCTTCCTCAGTGACCCAGGAAAATGAAGCCTCCTCCTCTAGGGACAGCTCAGAATGGTGGACTCCACAGTCTCTCTGCGAGAGACGTGGTTTCCATGAGTACAATAGATCTTTTTCATCCCCAAACCGAACACCCTCCTGCTCAACAGGCATTATTCCTAAAGTGGATTCACTGTTCAGACTGAAGGGCCATGGTAGCCAAAGTGATGAGCGGAGTAGAACCGAGTAGTCAGGAGAGATCTTGTTCCCTGTAGGAAACGGGGCATCTCTGTGGCCCTGAGCATCCCAGGAGGCCGAGTGTACAGAGACCTCTGGTCACTGACCCCAGTCTGCCTCCACATCCCTGGAACAGCCCATCATGGGCCCTTCACCCTTGGCAGGTGGAAACCATTCAAGTTGCTGGGGCAGGTGTGCCCCCATTTCATGGCATTTGGGGACAACAGGATTCTCTGTCCAGGCCCCACTGTACTCAAGTCCTTGGGAAGATGCCCACCCCTGCTTGGGACTTGGGACTCCAGAGACTCGAGCAGCTGTGGGCCACTGGGTCTGGCCCCTTTTTACCTGGGGGTGGCAGTAGAATGGGGTTTACGCAGCCAGCCAGCATCTGGGAGCCCGGCAGGAGTGGTTCAGGTGTTCTCCGAAGCTGTCAGGTACAGTGTAACCTTTAGACAATTTTGTCTCACAGGATGGACACGGTAGAGGACGCGGACAGTTGGTGGGCACAAGAGCGAGAGGACATCATTATGAAATATGAAAAGGTACAAGTCAGTCTGCTTCTTGGAGGGAGGCCTCTTCCAGTGCGCCCTGGTCAAAGGGTCCTGGGCTCCCTAGGAGCACAGGGCAGGGACGGGTGGCCAATGCCCCGAGGCCCTTGCACCCTTTACCTTGGACCCCTCAGCAAGCTCCCTCTGGGCTACAGGGACACGGAGCTCGGCTGCCAGAGGACAAGGGGCCTGTGCCTGTTGGAACCTACGGCAACATTGATCACTTTGGAATTCTGCAGTGAGTCCTCTGCACTCCCCTCACCCCTAAAGCACCTGTCTCAGCTCAGGGATGGGTTTGCTTTTAGAAAGGCCTTTCTGACGCAGGACATGTCTCGCCAGGTCGGGTCAACCTCCTTTCCAGGGACAGAACTCCTCGCTGGCTCTCCTGCAGGTCCAGCCCGAGGTTGTTGTTAGGCCAGAGGTGCGGGGCCCACCTAGGGAGCCGGTGGGAATGGAGACTGGGCTAGGTCAGGCACCTGGGCTCTCAGCAGTTCTGTCGGCAAGTGAGCACAAGAGGAGCGGGGCAGCCTGAGTGTCTGCCTTGTCTACTTGGAGACAACCCCAGTGAGATCCGAGGGTTGTGGCCACAGGGTGAGGGGATGCCTGGCCCAGCCTCGAGGCTGTTGTCCAGCAGGTCTCTGAGGGCCCACCTGCCCCTGTTCTCCCCCATTCCCCTAGAGCTACAGCCCTCACTGTCCCGTGAGGGGAAAAGGCATGGTGACAATGGAGGCTGTAGCCCTAGGAGAATGGGGGAGAAGATGGGCAGGGCCCCATTCTGGGCATCTCACGGTGAGGCCAGGGAGGCAGCAGGGCTTGTGGCTAAAGACCCTGGGTCTGGTGCTGGGAAGGGATCTGGGGCCAGGTAAGAGGAGCCCAGCCAGGATCTCATCCCTCAGGGATCAtaagatggagagacagaggatCCCTGCGGAGGTAGGGTGGGAGGGAGCTGATGAGCCGTGCCACTTCTGAAACACAGGTGTGTGGCTCgggtgcagggagaggcaggtggatgCTGGGAGGTCAGAACCTGCAAGGGCCTTGGGGCTGTCAAGTGGGATGGGCCCCTGGTACACCCAGAGTACACCGGGCAGGTCTCAGGGCAGGGTCCCTTGACCCTGGTGGGGTGATGTGGTCACTCCCTGAGGGACTCCTGTCAGGGCCCGGTTGCCCACTGTGGGCGACCCCCATCCCATCTCAGGGCTAACCTTTCTCAGCTCCAGCAGAAAGCACCACCTGGAGTCCAGGGCGGGCAGCCCCACTGGGCAGCCTGACCGCCTCCCACGCCAGGGGCCCCAGTAACCCCGGCCAGGCTGTCCCTGCACTCCTTCTTCTCCCAGGTCCTGCCCCTCCTGGGAGTCAGACCCACAGGAAGGCCCTTGTCCTCCCTTCCCTGTGCGTTCTCCTGGGCTGAGCCCTGAGCTGGATAGGGACAGAGCCAGTGCTTTCTAGGGGTCTGCTCCCGGGCTGGGGCGGCTCCAGGCCCCGTGCAGGTCCTCAGCTCTGCCTGGGTTGCCTTACAGTGAGACGGAGCTGCCTCCTCTGGCTGCACAGGAGGTGAAGGTAAGAGCCTGATGCATGGAGGGTCTGGTCCAGGGATGTAGGGACTGGGCGTGTGGTCGGTGAGGCAGAGGAAGCAGCCGGCCTGGGCGGTGGTGGGTGAGGGCAACACGCTGTCACTGGGAGGGGCAGCAGTCCCTGCTGGACCTGACCCCAGGTTGCTGTTAACTTTGGCAGTttgataaaattttcaaaaggagAACCACAGTCCTGGCTTGGGGGTGGCTGCATGCTTGTGTCACGACCCCACCTAGAGGCTGGGACCTAAGACTGGTGTGTCTGTGCCCTGAGGATGGTACATCCCGAAGTCCCAAGTCAGCCCACTGGTGCTCATTTGCTCAAAGGCTCTCAGCCCTTGAGGTCTGCCCTTCCCTAGCTCCTTCCAGCTGGGTCCCACCAGGGCTCCAGAGCCCAAGATCCAGCATCCGCGGACGGCTCTGGGAAGCCTGGCAGCTCCGCTAACTCCAACATGCCTCATTTGACAGAATCGGCGGGAGATGAGACGGACGAGCAAGTGGAGGAAAATGCTGGGAGAATGGGAGACATATAAGCACAGTACAAAAGTAATGTGTGGGGGGAGAGGCCCCTGGAAGCACTCTTTGCAGAGACAGGGGACAGGCACCCATGGCTGTGGCCTGGCACCGTCAGCCTCTCAGAGGGCGGGTGGCACACTGTCCTCACCCGGAGGACTGCAGGCCTGGTCGCCAGATTTCCTGCCTGTTCGTGCAAGCGTCACCTTGCTGGGAGGGAATCTGAATCTAGGGCTGGGACCACCCAGAGCTCAAGGCTAGGGATGCTCTGGTGACCCGAAGGAAGGAAAAGGTTCACATCAGAGTTTCGACTCTGAGTGTCCATCCACTCTTTCAGTCCTGGgaagggagaccctgtcccaacTTGATTTCACCTCTACTGAGGAATCATGGGGCCAAAACCGACAATTTCCAGAATCCCCGGGCTCTGGTCCCCACTGGGGTCACCCTGTGGCCTGGGACACCAGACTGTTTTCTGCCCACAGCTCATAGATCGAGTGTACAAGGGAATTCCCATGAACATCCGGGGCCCGGTGTGGTCAGTCCTCCTGAACATTCAGGAAATCAAGTTGAAAAACCCGAGAAAATACAAGGTACGTTCAGCCAGAGCACAACAAACATGACAGGCCATGTCAGGGGCCCAGGTCTCCAGCTGGAGGGAAcgtcaagaccaccctggggggctgggggcaaAGGTCAGATGAACACCCTGGGCACACATGGTTACACAGTCACCACAGACAAACTCAGCTGTGGTGACCCTCCCTGGCTTCAGTAACAAGCCAAAATGCAGCTTTCTGCAGAAGGaaaccttccttctgtcctttcttcCCGAAGTGCTGACTGTGGGCTGACTGCCACTGGGGGCAGGGAGTCTTCCATCTGTTCTGAGGCTGCTTCCTCCTCTTGGCCCTGCCCTACAGATCATGAAAGAGAAGGGCAAGAGGTCATCTGAACACATCCACCAGATCGACCTGGACGTAAGCGGGACCTTAAGGAAGCATATCTTCTTCAGGGATCGATATGGAGCCAAGTAAGCCTACGGGAGCCACAGGGCCCCAGGGGAGATGGAGTGAACAAGAGGGATGGGGGCTTCCCTGGAGCAGAAGCCAGGGTCACCCAGGAGGGATGACAGAGCTGCCAAGAGCTCTCCTGGCCCAGGGAGCAGCCGGCACCATGAACCGAGCACCTCCCTGGTTCCAAGCCCTGGGTCAGACTGGAACATGTGGGGCCAGAACCCAGGAGGATCCTGAGGAGATGGAAGACAGTAAAGAAAATCATAAACAATGGTGAAAGGTGCTCTCCCTGACCCATGGGGACCCATGGTAGGACCCACAGGAGGGTGGCAGGATAGAGGGCCCatgagccccccacccccccaggCAACAATGACAGCAACCAAATGCTAGGAGAATTAGGGGTCCTGGAAACTCTCATCCAGGTCTGCTGGGAACATGACATGGCACAGCCACGTTGGCAGCCAGTTGGGCATTGGCTCACAAAGCTCAGTGGACTTGAACCACGCGTCCCCAAAGTGTCACAGATATTGAACCCACTGATTTGAAAACTGACATCCACATGAAACCTGCATGCCAGGTTCACTGCTTGATTGCTCGTCACTCACACAGGGAGCCTTCGGGGACGGCCTTGAACACGGGAATGGGGAGAGCAAGGCTGGTCCTCCCTTCAAACGGAAGACCCAGTGAGAAAAGGGAAGGAGCCAGTGATGCCCGCACGAATGTGGGTGGATCCTAGATGCATtttgctaagggaaagaagccagacccaataAGCTACCACAGTAGGATTCCCATTCCTAGgccattctggaaaaggccaaaCCATAGGGACTGAGAAGCAGTCTGGGTGGCCAGGGGCTGACGGATCGGGGAGAGGCTGGGTGCATAGGGGCCACCCTGGAGACTTGGAGAATGAAGGAGTCGCTCCAGGAGGGGCTGCGGTGGTGGCCGGGAGACTCTGCACATTGGTTTGGAACCATGGAGGAACTGTACACCCACAGACTGAACTGGCGTGTgtgcaaactgaaaaaaaaaaaaaaaatcattcagagTGAAAAGGATCAGGCAAGTCACTGTACAACTGGGCTATTTGCATGTCACAGATGTGGATTTTACTGAAACATTTCTTCAACAGTCTCAGGCCCTGAAGAGCTCACTGCTTATCTGGTGAATCATCTGAACCTGAAATAGGATTTGCTGTTAGGCTGTGTAGACAAAGTGAAACAGCATCTGCACAAACCAAACCATAGCCCCTTTTCCCTGTTTCCTAGGCAGCGGGAACTATTCTACATCCTCCTGGCATATTCGCAGTATAACCCGGTGAGTATTCCCGGCAGTGAGGTTCCTGGGCCGTATTTCCATATTCACAGGAGTGGGTGTCTGGTGGGGGTGTCGTTGCTTCTTTTAAAGTTAGTATTTGTGACCCACCAGGATATAGGAGGTAGGATTCCAGCTCACCACTGGCATAAACCTCCAAGCAAGGGAGTGGTCTCAAGGGGTCAAGCTGAGACACAAAGGAGTCAGGGCCTCGACTCCTGCTGTCACTTGGGCCTGACCACCACTTCTCAGAACAAGAAATGACGCCCTCCTCCTGGGGCTGCTCCATAGCCCAGGAGCTTGGCAGCATCCCACACAGGATGGTGCTATCGGCAGACATTTTGGACAAGGTGCTGAAGTGCCTGATGGACTTGGCTCTTGTCATGAAATGAATTTGCATCCTGAGGAAGCCTCTTCTTCAGAGGAAGCCTCTCCAGTCACCTCTGCCCTCTCCAATGACATGAGTCCTCCCAGGTGACCTCAGCCCTCCCAGGTGATGTCCTTCCATGGTAACTCTGGCTCTTGCAGGAGGTGGGCTACTGCAGGGACCTCAGCCACATCGCTGCCTTGTTCCTCCTTTACCTGCCTGAGGAGGATGCATTCTGGGCACTGGTGCAGCTGCTGGCCAGTGAGAGGCACTCTCTGCAGGGTAAGTGAACAGCTGCCCCAGGGACCTCCTGCAGCCAGACCCGGGGATGGCCACCCTGGCCAGGTGATCACAGCTTTCAGCCAAGGCACCCTCCTTTTGTCACCAGCTTGTTGGGAGACTTTAGGATGTCTCTGCTGAGGGTCCCACAGGAGTCCACGGCTGACCCCCAAAGCCCAAAT encodes the following:
- the LOC129016562 gene encoding TBC1 domain family member 3G-like isoform X3; this translates as MDTVEDADSWWAQEREDIIMKYEKGHGARLPEDKGPVPVGTYGNIDHFGILHETELPPLAAQEVKNRREMRRTSKWRKMLGEWETYKHSTKLIDRVYKGIPMNIRGPVWSVLLNIQEIKLKNPRKYKIMKEKGKRSSEHIHQIDLDVSGTLRKHIFFRDRYGAKQRELFYILLAYSQYNPEVGYCRDLSHIAALFLLYLPEEDAFWALVQLLASERHSLQGFHSPNGGIVQGLQDLQEHVVPTSQPKTMWHQDKEDLCGQCSSLGCLIRILIDGISLGLTLRLWDVYLLEGEQVLMPMTSIAFKVQQKRLMKTSRCGLWARFRNLFVYTWARDDDTVLKHLRASMKKLTRKQEDLPPPGPTALGQWCVAGSPQPV